In Plasmodium gaboni strain SY75 chromosome Unknown, whole genome shotgun sequence, the genomic stretch TATGGCAAATCATTTTTACGATTTAATATTCCTTCAACCAAATCTAAATCTAAACATAACCATTCTAATTTTgtttcatttaatatatctacAATTATATCTATACTAAATTTCGATTGAATTACTAATGTTGTAATGCCACTCATCATACAAGCCAAATCAGTAATTAACCAATTAGTTGAATTATTACCATATAATCCTAATAATCGAAATTTTccattatttttttcttcatcatatattttttctgGAATACCTGTACCTTCATATGTCTTCAAAGAATGACTAAACGATAACACCTTTTTAGAAAAATTTCCATATGTTATAGAATTTTCTACTTCTCCGCAACAATTCTCGACTATTGccaaattattattatctaatttatatttatctaaaaaaatattcataagatgtttatatttatatattgaacttttcattttataatcTTTCATACAGTATACGCTCgattcatttttattttctgCACTTTTACATATTTCAGCGAAACGCTTTTTTCTATTAGTAGGTTGTGTTTGACATGgtaaaacataaaatacatatataacaaacaaaaacaaacttaataaaatattcattttgttcTATAAGAACATTGAAAATCTAATAcaaatatacatatacaacgtattattatatttaagtttctacaataaaattaaaaaaaaaaaaaaaaaaaaaaaaaaaaaaaaaattaatacataatatCCTTATcattcaaatatattatatgaaacAAATATAGTATTCCTcatagaaaatataatttctatgtaattttaaaaattctcaaatatgtattatatatatatatatatatatgtatatatatagatactttatattatatcatctAATTGCTCACcttttaaaaatttgtgtatattttatttatacattattaataaaaataaaattaattagagaattatgaattaaacataaataataatttaaaaatatttaacaaatatatatatataaagaaaatataaaaaaaattaatttttcactatagataatttataaattctattaaagtaatttttttttttttaaatatattctg encodes the following:
- a CDS encoding acyl-CoA synthetase produces the protein MNILLSLFLFVIYVFYVLPCQTQPTNRKKRFAEICKSAENKNESSVYCMKDYKMKSSIYKYKHLMNIFLDKYKLDNNNLAIVENCCGEVENSITYGNFSKKVLSFSHSLKTYEGTGIPEKIYDEEKNNGKFRLLGLYGNNSTNWLITDLACMMSGITTLVIQSKFSIDIIVDILNETKLEWLCLDLDLVEGILNRKNDLP